The proteins below are encoded in one region of Brachyspira intermedia PWS/A:
- the yqeB gene encoding selenium-dependent molybdenum cofactor biosynthesis protein YqeB — translation MSLFNDELVIVRGAGDLATGIVYSLYKAHFKVIVLETQYPSSIRRRVALSEAVYDGESKVEDIESVLVKSYEEALNIIANKNYKKIPILIDPNCDILKNIKPTFLIDAIIAKKNLGTNKSMAKYTIALGPGFTAGKDCDIVIETMRGHNLGRMYLEGEAIPNTGIPGNIGGKEAERVIHASSDGIIENVKNIGDFVKEKEVIAYINNNNEKIEVLATFDGLLRGIIKDGFKVHKGLKIADIDPRKSEYDNCFTISDKARNLGGSVLTAMMYLYNR, via the coding sequence ATGAGTTTATTTAACGATGAACTTGTAATTGTAAGAGGAGCTGGTGATTTAGCTACAGGTATTGTGTATTCCTTATACAAGGCTCATTTCAAAGTTATTGTATTAGAAACACAATACCCCTCTTCTATTAGAAGAAGGGTTGCATTATCCGAAGCTGTTTATGATGGTGAAAGTAAAGTTGAGGATATTGAATCTGTATTGGTAAAAAGCTATGAAGAAGCTCTTAATATAATTGCAAATAAAAATTATAAAAAGATTCCTATTCTTATAGATCCTAATTGTGATATACTAAAAAATATAAAACCAACATTTTTAATTGATGCCATAATTGCTAAAAAAAATCTTGGTACCAATAAATCTATGGCTAAATATACTATAGCATTAGGTCCAGGTTTTACTGCCGGTAAAGACTGTGATATTGTTATAGAAACTATGCGAGGTCATAATCTTGGAAGAATGTATTTAGAAGGCGAGGCTATACCTAATACAGGAATTCCCGGTAATATAGGCGGTAAAGAAGCTGAAAGAGTAATACATGCAAGTTCTGACGGCATTATTGAAAACGTGAAAAATATAGGCGACTTTGTTAAAGAAAAAGAAGTTATAGCATATATAAATAATAACAATGAAAAAATAGAAGTGCTTGCTACTTTTGATGGGCTTTTAAGAGGCATTATAAAAGATGGTTTCAAAGTTCATAAGGGTTTGAAAATAGCTGATATTGATCCTAGAAAATCTGAATATGATAATTGCTTTACCATTTCTGATAAGGCTAGAAATTTAGGCGGTTCCGTACTTACTGCTATGATGTATTTATATAATAGATAA
- the xdh gene encoding selenium-dependent xanthine dehydrogenase, producing MGEIAKIIINGKEMSFDSDRKLMDVLRNDCKCKSVKDGCSEGACGTCTVLIDGKPTKACIQTIGRLQGKSVQTIEGFTQREKDIYAHAFAVAGAVQCGFCIPGMVICAKGLIDKNPNPTRLEIVAAIKNNICRCTGYKKIIDAIELAAKMIRENIDVKEYKGKVKLGDRNIARVDAKEKALGIGEYCDDIELEGMLHGVAVRTKYPRAKILKIDISEAKALKGVVDVITAKDLPGAKKIGHIFHDWDVLIGEGETTRFIADGLALIVAEDEATAKKARDLVKIEYEELPLVRNPQEAMKEGAPLVHEERESNLLTHERLVKGNADEVIAKSKYKVTKHYELPWTEHAFMEAEVAVAMPFNEDGIFVYSSDQSVYDTKKEVALALGIDAEKVVVENKYVGGGFGGKEDMSVQHYAAIMAYRTKRPVKFKLTRQESINWHPKRHPMSIDMTTACDENGILTAMKATLITDAGAYASLSGPVLQRACTHAAGPYNYQVIDIEGKSFYTNNPPTGPFRGFGVPQSCFATEMNINLLAEMCGLDPWEIRYRNAIRPGQVLPNYQIADEATGLVETLEAVKDIYYNNKNVGIACSLKNSGVGVGLPDTGRVRLVVKDGKVNVYSAASCIGQGIATVLYQIAGETLDLNDDEIIIHQPNTATSPDSGTTSGSRQTLITGEACKRACEDLKKDLAGKTLKDLEGKEYYGEWLTITDKMGVDKPHPVSHVAYSYATQVCILNDDGTINKIVAAHDIGKAINPIALEGQIEGGVVMSLGYALTEKFPLEDCVPKVKFGTLGLFRADKTPDVESIIIEKPGVPYGYGATGIGEISSIPTAPAVALAYYKFNGEFQTELPLKNTPYSR from the coding sequence ATGGGCGAGATTGCCAAGATTATCATTAATGGTAAAGAGATGAGCTTTGACTCAGACAGAAAGTTAATGGATGTTCTTAGGAATGACTGTAAATGTAAATCAGTTAAAGACGGATGTTCTGAAGGTGCTTGCGGAACTTGTACTGTTTTGATAGATGGAAAACCTACTAAAGCATGTATACAAACTATAGGAAGATTGCAGGGTAAAAGCGTACAAACTATAGAGGGATTTACTCAAAGAGAAAAAGATATTTATGCTCATGCTTTTGCAGTTGCAGGGGCCGTTCAATGCGGATTCTGTATACCTGGCATGGTTATATGTGCTAAAGGATTAATAGATAAAAATCCTAATCCTACAAGACTTGAAATTGTTGCTGCTATTAAAAATAATATTTGCAGATGTACAGGATACAAAAAAATCATTGATGCTATAGAATTAGCTGCTAAAATGATTAGAGAAAATATTGATGTTAAAGAATACAAAGGTAAAGTAAAATTAGGCGATAGAAATATTGCTAGAGTAGATGCTAAAGAAAAAGCTTTAGGTATTGGCGAATACTGTGATGATATAGAGTTAGAAGGTATGCTTCATGGGGTTGCTGTAAGAACTAAATATCCAAGAGCTAAAATATTAAAAATAGATATTAGCGAAGCAAAAGCTTTAAAAGGCGTAGTTGATGTAATAACTGCTAAAGATTTACCTGGTGCTAAGAAAATCGGACATATTTTCCATGACTGGGATGTACTTATCGGTGAAGGCGAAACTACAAGATTTATCGCTGACGGTTTAGCTTTAATCGTTGCTGAAGATGAAGCTACTGCTAAAAAAGCTAGAGATTTAGTAAAAATAGAATATGAAGAATTACCATTGGTAAGAAATCCTCAGGAAGCTATGAAAGAGGGTGCTCCTTTAGTTCATGAAGAAAGAGAAAGCAATTTACTTACTCATGAAAGATTAGTTAAAGGTAATGCTGATGAAGTAATAGCTAAATCTAAATATAAAGTTACAAAACATTATGAACTTCCTTGGACAGAGCATGCATTTATGGAAGCAGAAGTTGCTGTTGCTATGCCTTTCAATGAAGATGGAATATTTGTATATTCAAGCGACCAAAGTGTTTATGATACTAAAAAAGAGGTTGCTTTGGCTTTAGGTATAGATGCAGAAAAAGTTGTAGTAGAAAATAAATATGTAGGCGGCGGATTTGGTGGTAAGGAGGATATGAGTGTTCAGCATTATGCAGCTATAATGGCATATAGAACAAAAAGACCTGTTAAATTTAAACTTACAAGACAAGAAAGTATAAACTGGCACCCAAAACGTCACCCTATGAGCATAGATATGACTACTGCTTGTGATGAAAACGGTATACTTACAGCTATGAAAGCTACTTTAATTACAGATGCCGGTGCTTATGCTTCATTATCAGGCCCTGTACTTCAAAGAGCTTGTACACATGCTGCTGGTCCTTATAATTATCAAGTTATAGATATAGAGGGTAAATCTTTCTATACTAATAACCCTCCAACTGGACCATTCAGAGGATTCGGCGTACCTCAGTCTTGTTTTGCTACTGAAATGAATATAAACTTGCTTGCTGAAATGTGCGGTTTAGATCCTTGGGAAATAAGATATAGAAATGCTATACGTCCTGGTCAAGTGCTTCCTAACTATCAAATAGCTGATGAGGCTACAGGACTTGTTGAAACATTAGAAGCTGTTAAAGACATTTATTATAATAATAAAAATGTTGGTATAGCTTGTTCTTTGAAAAACTCTGGTGTAGGTGTTGGTTTGCCTGACACAGGAAGAGTTCGTTTGGTAGTAAAAGACGGAAAAGTTAATGTATACTCTGCTGCTTCTTGTATAGGACAGGGTATTGCTACAGTACTTTATCAAATAGCTGGAGAAACTCTTGATTTGAATGATGATGAGATAATAATTCATCAGCCTAATACTGCAACTTCTCCTGACTCCGGTACTACTTCAGGTTCAAGACAAACACTTATTACAGGTGAAGCTTGTAAGAGAGCTTGTGAAGACCTTAAGAAAGATTTGGCTGGTAAAACATTAAAAGATTTAGAAGGAAAAGAATATTACGGCGAATGGTTAACTATTACAGATAAAATGGGCGTTGATAAACCTCATCCTGTTTCTCACGTTGCATACAGTTATGCTACACAAGTATGTATACTTAATGATGACGGTACTATAAATAAAATAGTTGCTGCTCATGATATAGGAAAGGCTATTAACCCTATAGCTTTGGAAGGACAAATTGAAGGCGGTGTTGTTATGTCTTTAGGTTATGCTTTGACAGAAAAATTCCCGCTTGAAGATTGTGTTCCTAAAGTTAAATTCGGTACTTTAGGATTATTCAGAGCTGATAAAACTCCAGATGTTGAATCTATTATTATAGAAAAACCTGGTGTTCCTTATGGTTATGGTGCTACAGGTATAGGAGAGATTTCTAGTATACCTACTGCTCCTGCTGTTGCTTTAGCTTATTATAAGTTTAACGGTGAGTTCCAAACAGAACTACCACTTAAAAATACTCCTTATTCAAGATAA
- the ygfK gene encoding putative selenate reductase subunit YgfK, which produces MSDVMTPIPFGNLMNWILEEKKSGKVFGVSRAFKADKAKYYEIFGRKLETPIGPAAGPHTQLAQNIVAAYYTGSRFFELKTVQKMDGEELSKCVAKPCITANDECYNCEWSTELYVPQAFDEYVKAWVALKVIAKEWDLGDMDGFQFNMSVGYDYEGIKTEKIDTFIEGMKDASNTPIFKECKQWLTDNISRFQNFKKEDIDKINADVCNSVTLSTLHGCPPTEIEKIASYLITEKKLNTFVKCNPTLLGYEYARKTLDEMGYDYISFTDFHFNDDLQYSDAIPMLQRLQKLAEDNSLAFGVKITNTFPVDVKQKELPSEEMYMSGKSLFPLSMTVASRLSKDFDGKLRISYSGGCDYFNINDVIDAGIWPVTMATTFLKSGGYQRGEQIAKNLKEPKAFTKVDVAKTEKIIEWSKKSKHHIKPVKPLASRKVNKKVPLIDCYIAPCMETCPIHQDLTTYIRLNSEGKYEESFKVIIEKNALPFATGILCPHTCMDKCTRQFYEEPVSIRACKLEAAKAGYSKVIGTLKPAASIGKKAGIIGAGPAGLSAAFFLARAGVDVTVFDKREKAGGVVANIIPSFRISAEEIGNDVSLCKQMGVKFELGKEIKDIKEFAKNYDYTVVCIGAHKNMPLKLEAGESMNALKFLEEFNKTNGNVALGEDVVVIGGGNTAMDAARAAKKNKGVKNVRLVYRRTKRYMPALEEELQEALEDGVEFMELLAPVKLENGKLLCKKMELSDYDEKGRRNVVETGETVEVPASSVIASIGEQIESDFYKSNGIDVDDKGKPKCSAANESSIKNVYVAGDGLYGAATIVEAIRDAKVVAEAILGKAVAPDLPSVSTEEISYSKKGNLKEVSKDPEATRCLSCDYICESCTEVCPNRANVSIKVAGHAKISQIIHVDYMCNECGNCETFCPYSSAPYKDKFTLFATEDDMKNSKNDGFLFLDKEGNAKLRIDGKEESYKVGGKNNGVYTIVDAVFNNYKYLILK; this is translated from the coding sequence ATGAGTGATGTAATGACACCCATACCTTTTGGAAACCTTATGAATTGGATTCTAGAAGAAAAAAAATCTGGTAAAGTATTTGGTGTTTCAAGAGCATTTAAAGCTGATAAAGCTAAATATTACGAAATTTTTGGAAGAAAATTAGAAACTCCTATAGGACCTGCAGCAGGACCTCATACTCAATTAGCTCAAAACATAGTTGCTGCTTATTATACAGGAAGCAGATTCTTTGAACTTAAAACTGTTCAGAAAATGGACGGAGAAGAATTAAGCAAATGCGTTGCTAAACCTTGTATCACAGCTAATGATGAATGTTATAACTGTGAATGGTCTACAGAACTTTATGTTCCTCAGGCTTTTGATGAATATGTTAAGGCTTGGGTTGCTTTAAAAGTAATTGCTAAAGAATGGGATTTAGGAGATATGGACGGTTTTCAGTTCAATATGTCTGTTGGTTATGATTATGAAGGCATTAAAACTGAAAAAATCGATACTTTCATTGAAGGCATGAAAGATGCTTCTAATACTCCTATTTTCAAAGAATGTAAACAATGGTTAACTGATAATATCAGCAGATTCCAAAACTTCAAAAAAGAAGATATAGATAAAATCAATGCTGATGTATGTAATTCTGTTACTTTATCTACTCTTCATGGATGTCCTCCTACAGAAATAGAAAAAATAGCTTCATACCTAATCACAGAAAAGAAATTAAATACTTTTGTTAAATGTAACCCAACTTTATTAGGTTATGAATATGCTAGAAAAACTTTAGATGAAATGGGTTATGATTATATATCATTTACCGATTTCCACTTTAATGATGACTTACAATACAGCGATGCAATTCCTATGCTTCAAAGACTTCAAAAATTAGCTGAAGATAATTCACTTGCATTCGGTGTAAAAATAACTAATACATTCCCTGTAGATGTTAAACAAAAAGAATTACCATCTGAAGAAATGTACATGTCTGGTAAATCTTTATTCCCACTTTCTATGACAGTTGCTTCAAGATTGAGTAAAGATTTTGACGGAAAATTGAGAATTTCGTATTCAGGCGGATGTGATTATTTCAATATCAATGATGTTATAGATGCAGGAATTTGGCCTGTAACTATGGCTACTACTTTCTTAAAATCAGGCGGTTATCAAAGAGGCGAGCAAATAGCTAAAAACCTTAAAGAACCAAAAGCATTTACTAAAGTAGATGTAGCTAAAACTGAAAAAATCATTGAATGGAGCAAAAAAAGCAAACATCATATTAAACCTGTTAAGCCTCTTGCTAGCAGAAAAGTTAATAAAAAAGTACCTTTGATCGATTGTTATATAGCTCCTTGTATGGAAACTTGTCCTATTCATCAAGACCTTACTACTTATATAAGACTTAATTCTGAAGGAAAATATGAAGAGTCTTTCAAAGTTATTATAGAGAAAAACGCTCTTCCATTTGCTACAGGTATATTATGTCCTCATACTTGTATGGATAAATGTACTAGACAATTCTATGAAGAGCCTGTAAGCATTAGAGCTTGCAAATTAGAAGCTGCTAAAGCTGGATATAGTAAAGTAATAGGCACTTTAAAACCTGCTGCTTCTATAGGTAAAAAAGCTGGTATCATAGGTGCTGGTCCTGCCGGACTTTCTGCTGCATTCTTCTTGGCTCGTGCTGGTGTTGATGTTACAGTATTCGATAAGAGAGAAAAAGCTGGCGGTGTAGTTGCTAATATTATACCTAGCTTCAGAATAAGTGCTGAAGAGATTGGAAATGATGTTAGCTTATGTAAGCAAATGGGTGTTAAATTTGAATTAGGCAAAGAAATTAAAGATATAAAAGAATTTGCTAAAAATTATGATTACACTGTTGTTTGTATAGGTGCTCATAAAAATATGCCTTTAAAACTTGAAGCCGGCGAATCTATGAACGCTCTTAAATTCTTAGAAGAGTTCAATAAAACTAATGGAAACGTTGCTTTAGGAGAAGATGTAGTAGTAATTGGAGGCGGTAACACTGCTATGGATGCTGCTCGTGCTGCTAAGAAAAATAAAGGCGTTAAAAATGTTAGATTAGTTTATAGAAGAACTAAGAGATATATGCCTGCTTTAGAAGAAGAACTTCAAGAGGCTTTAGAAGATGGTGTTGAGTTTATGGAATTACTTGCACCTGTTAAATTAGAAAACGGTAAACTTCTTTGTAAAAAAATGGAATTATCTGACTATGATGAAAAAGGCAGAAGAAATGTTGTTGAAACTGGCGAAACAGTAGAAGTACCTGCTAGCAGTGTTATAGCTTCTATTGGTGAGCAAATTGAATCTGACTTCTACAAATCTAATGGTATAGATGTTGATGATAAAGGCAAGCCAAAATGTTCTGCTGCTAATGAATCATCTATCAAAAATGTTTATGTTGCTGGTGATGGTTTATATGGTGCTGCTACTATAGTTGAAGCTATAAGAGATGCTAAAGTTGTTGCTGAAGCTATATTAGGAAAAGCAGTTGCTCCTGATTTGCCTTCTGTTTCTACTGAAGAAATATCTTATAGTAAAAAAGGTAATTTGAAAGAAGTATCAAAAGACCCTGAAGCTACTAGATGTTTAAGCTGTGATTATATTTGTGAAAGCTGTACTGAAGTTTGTCCTAACAGAGCTAATGTATCTATAAAAGTTGCAGGACATGCTAAGATATCACAAATCATACACGTTGATTATATGTGTAATGAATGCGGTAACTGTGAAACATTCTGTCCTTATAGTTCTGCTCCTTATAAAGATAAATTTACATTGTTTGCTACTGAAGATGATATGAAAAATTCTAAAAATGATGGTTTCTTATTCTTAGATAAAGAAGGAAATGCTAAACTTAGAATTGATGGTAAAGAAGAATCTTATAAAGTTGGCGGAAAGAACAATGGTGTTTACACTATAGTTGATGCCGTATTTAATAACTATAAGTATTTAATATTAAAATAA
- the ssnA gene encoding putative aminohydrolase SsnA → MLLIGGGKLITRDPAKPFIEDGAVLCDGRLIKEVGKTSDLKAKYKDAEYIDAKGSIIMPAFINVHEHIYSAMARGFSINGYNPKGFLEILDGMWWTIDRNLTLEQTKQSAMATYIESIKSGVTTVFDHHASFGHIEGSLFAIEEAAKTMGVRSCLCYEVSDRDGEAKSKASVKENLDFIKHAMADKTDMIKGMMGMHASFTISDKTMEACMKDLPEGIGCHIHVAEGIEDLHACLKEHGKRIVDRLYDFKVLGPKTILVHCIYINPHEMDLIKETDTMTSHNPESNMGNACGCPPTMELMKKGILTGLGTDGYTHDMTESYKVANVLHKHSLCDPNAAWGEIPTMLFENNAKMANRYFDTPLGVLKEGAAADVIIVDYKNYTELSDKNINGHILFGMNGGHVNTTVCNGEVLMRDRKLTKIDEEAAYAKIREEADKLWKQINK, encoded by the coding sequence ATGTTATTAATAGGTGGGGGAAAATTAATTACTAGAGATCCTGCTAAGCCATTTATTGAAGATGGTGCAGTTCTTTGTGATGGAAGATTAATTAAAGAAGTTGGAAAAACTTCAGATTTGAAAGCAAAATATAAAGATGCTGAGTATATAGATGCTAAAGGAAGCATTATTATGCCGGCTTTCATAAATGTACATGAACATATTTACTCTGCTATGGCTAGAGGTTTCAGCATTAATGGTTATAATCCTAAAGGATTTTTAGAAATATTAGATGGTATGTGGTGGACTATAGATAGAAACCTTACTTTAGAACAAACTAAACAAAGTGCTATGGCTACTTATATAGAATCTATTAAAAGCGGTGTTACTACTGTATTTGACCACCATGCTAGTTTCGGTCATATTGAAGGTTCTTTATTCGCTATAGAAGAAGCTGCTAAAACTATGGGTGTTCGTTCTTGTTTATGTTATGAAGTTTCTGATAGAGATGGAGAGGCTAAGTCAAAAGCTTCAGTTAAAGAAAACCTTGATTTTATTAAACATGCTATGGCTGATAAAACAGATATGATTAAAGGTATGATGGGAATGCATGCTTCTTTCACTATTTCTGATAAAACTATGGAAGCTTGTATGAAAGATTTACCTGAAGGTATAGGCTGCCATATTCACGTTGCTGAAGGTATAGAAGATTTACATGCTTGTTTGAAAGAACATGGTAAAAGAATAGTTGATAGACTTTATGATTTCAAAGTTTTAGGTCCTAAAACTATACTTGTACATTGTATATATATCAATCCCCATGAAATGGATTTAATCAAAGAAACAGATACTATGACTTCTCATAACCCTGAATCTAATATGGGTAATGCTTGCGGATGTCCTCCTACAATGGAATTAATGAAAAAAGGAATATTAACAGGTTTAGGTACTGATGGATATACTCATGATATGACAGAATCATACAAAGTAGCTAATGTACTTCATAAACATAGCCTTTGCGATCCAAATGCTGCTTGGGGCGAAATACCTACAATGTTATTTGAAAATAATGCTAAAATGGCTAATCGTTATTTCGATACTCCACTTGGCGTACTTAAAGAGGGTGCTGCTGCTGATGTTATCATTGTAGATTATAAAAACTATACAGAATTAAGTGATAAAAATATTAATGGACATATATTATTCGGTATGAACGGCGGACATGTTAATACTACTGTTTGTAACGGTGAAGTATTGATGAGAGATAGAAAACTCACTAAGATTGATGAAGAAGCTGCTTATGCTAAGATAAGAGAAGAAGCTGATAAGCTTTGGAAACAGATTAATAAATAA
- a CDS encoding helix-turn-helix transcriptional regulator, whose translation MSSNIILETLISVAHGIARQFGNNCEVCLHELKEDDLEHTIIFIINGGITGRQAGEGASNIVINTIEKLRKGEPIVDHLSYLTKASNGKILKSSTVFIKDMNGKYRYILSINFDITNFLPFKSDLDTLLQTEDKSKLEEIPNSAQELMEKLIIKSEELVGKPASIMNKDEKIKAIKFLNDSGVFLITKSGDKVSNHFGISKFTLYNYIDSKKEDINE comes from the coding sequence ATGAGTTCTAATATAATACTTGAAACATTAATAAGCGTTGCTCATGGCATAGCAAGACAATTTGGAAATAATTGTGAAGTTTGTTTACATGAACTAAAAGAAGATGACTTGGAACATACAATTATTTTTATTATTAATGGAGGTATAACTGGAAGACAAGCAGGAGAAGGTGCCTCTAATATCGTTATAAACACCATAGAAAAACTAAGAAAAGGGGAACCAATAGTTGACCATTTATCATACCTTACAAAAGCATCAAATGGAAAAATATTGAAATCTTCAACAGTTTTTATAAAGGATATGAATGGTAAATACAGATATATACTATCTATAAACTTCGATATAACTAATTTTTTACCATTTAAAAGCGATTTAGATACATTATTACAAACTGAAGATAAATCTAAATTGGAAGAAATCCCTAATAGTGCTCAAGAACTTATGGAAAAGTTAATAATAAAAAGTGAGGAATTAGTAGGAAAGCCTGCTTCTATAATGAATAAAGATGAAAAAATAAAGGCTATAAAATTTTTAAATGACTCCGGAGTATTTTTGATAACTAAATCCGGAGATAAGGTATCTAATCATTTTGGAATAAGTAAATTCACTCTATATAACTATATAGATTCAAAAAAGGAGGATATAAATGAGTGA
- the dpaL gene encoding diaminopropionate ammonia-lyase — MSDLKWAENKMPKTEDKNLPIMSIEEVKKAKAFHQSFPQYTETPLADLKEMAKYLGLGTIKVKDESYRFGLNAFKVLGGSYSMARYIAQKMGKDVSEFPYDVLTSKKLKDEFGQATFFSATDGNHGRGVAWAANKLGQKSVIFMPKGSTETRLKNIQAEGATATIEEFNYDECVRKAAAEAAKVQNGVVVQDTAWEGYEEIPAWIMQGYGTMALEADEQFGERPTHVFVQAGVGSLAGAMVGYFSNKYKDNPPVMVVVEADAAACLYKGAEAGDGKIRIVEGDLDTIMAGLACGEPNITSWDILKNHADCFIAAQDIVAARGMRMLSAPLKGDPQVVSGESGAAPFGALATIMLNDEYAELRKKLKLDSNSKVLLFSTEGDTDPERWKNIIWEAKER; from the coding sequence ATGAGTGATCTTAAATGGGCTGAAAATAAAATGCCTAAAACAGAAGATAAAAATTTACCAATTATGTCTATTGAGGAAGTAAAAAAAGCAAAAGCTTTTCACCAAAGTTTCCCTCAATATACAGAAACACCATTAGCAGATTTAAAAGAAATGGCTAAATATTTAGGTTTAGGAACTATAAAAGTAAAAGATGAGTCATATAGATTCGGTCTTAATGCTTTTAAAGTATTAGGCGGTTCTTACTCTATGGCTAGATATATAGCTCAGAAAATGGGAAAAGATGTAAGCGAATTCCCTTATGATGTATTAACTTCAAAAAAATTAAAAGATGAATTCGGTCAAGCTACATTCTTCTCAGCTACAGACGGTAACCATGGTAGAGGTGTTGCTTGGGCTGCTAACAAATTAGGACAAAAATCAGTAATTTTTATGCCTAAAGGTTCAACAGAAACTAGATTAAAAAATATTCAGGCTGAAGGTGCTACAGCTACAATAGAAGAATTCAACTATGATGAATGCGTTAGAAAAGCTGCTGCTGAAGCTGCTAAAGTTCAAAACGGAGTAGTTGTTCAGGACACTGCTTGGGAAGGATATGAAGAAATACCTGCTTGGATCATGCAAGGTTATGGTACTATGGCTTTAGAAGCTGATGAGCAATTCGGTGAAAGACCTACACATGTATTCGTACAGGCTGGTGTTGGTTCTTTAGCTGGTGCTATGGTTGGATATTTCTCTAACAAATATAAAGATAATCCTCCTGTAATGGTAGTAGTGGAAGCTGATGCTGCTGCTTGTTTATACAAAGGAGCTGAAGCTGGAGACGGAAAAATAAGAATAGTTGAAGGTGATTTAGACACTATTATGGCTGGACTTGCTTGCGGTGAGCCTAATATCACTTCTTGGGATATACTTAAAAACCATGCTGATTGTTTCATAGCTGCTCAGGATATAGTTGCTGCTAGAGGTATGAGAATGTTATCTGCTCCATTAAAAGGAGACCCTCAAGTAGTATCTGGTGAATCTGGTGCTGCTCCATTCGGTGCTTTAGCTACTATAATGCTTAATGATGAATATGCTGAATTAAGAAAAAAATTAAAACTTGATTCCAATTCTAAAGTATTATTATTCAGCACAGAAGGTGATACTGATCCTGAAAGATGGAAAAATATCATTTGGGAAGCTAAAGAAAGATAA
- a CDS encoding YgeY family selenium metabolism-linked hydrolase, which produces MSAISKEQFEQIKAKAEGYKADMTKFLRDLIRIPSESCEEKGVIERIAEEMKKVGFDKVDIDPMGNVLGYMGTGKTLIGIDAHIDTVGIGNKDNWNFDPYEGYENDVEIGGRGTSDQEGGIVSGVYGAKIMKDLGLLNDKYQVVVVGTVQEEDCDGLCWEYICKESKIKPEFVISTEPTDGGIYRGQRGRMEIRVDVKGISCHGSAPERGDNAIYKMADILQDIRSLNENDAKDSTEIKGLVKMLEEKYNPQYKEANFLGRGTVTVSQIFYTSPSRCAVADSCSISLDRRMTAGETWESCLEEIRNLPNVKKYGAEVSMYNYDRPSWTNLVYPIECYFPTWVIPEDHVVTKTLEEAYKGLFGTERVGPTPEIDKERKARPLTDKWTFSTNGVSIMGRNGIPCIGFGPGAEAQAHAPNEKTWKQDLVNCAALYAAVPTIYCENK; this is translated from the coding sequence ATGAGTGCTATTTCAAAAGAACAATTTGAACAAATAAAAGCAAAAGCTGAAGGCTATAAAGCTGATATGACTAAGTTCTTAAGAGATTTAATTAGAATTCCTAGTGAATCTTGTGAAGAAAAAGGTGTAATCGAAAGAATAGCTGAAGAAATGAAAAAAGTAGGATTTGACAAAGTTGATATCGATCCTATGGGTAACGTTTTAGGATATATGGGTACTGGTAAAACTTTAATAGGTATAGATGCTCATATAGACACAGTTGGTATAGGAAACAAAGATAACTGGAATTTTGACCCTTATGAAGGTTATGAAAATGATGTAGAAATCGGAGGAAGAGGAACTTCTGACCAAGAAGGCGGTATAGTTTCTGGTGTTTACGGTGCTAAAATAATGAAAGATTTAGGTCTTTTAAATGACAAATATCAAGTAGTTGTTGTTGGTACAGTACAAGAAGAAGACTGCGATGGTTTATGCTGGGAATACATTTGTAAAGAAAGCAAAATTAAACCTGAATTCGTAATTTCTACTGAACCTACTGACGGCGGTATTTACAGAGGTCAAAGAGGAAGAATGGAAATAAGAGTAGACGTTAAAGGTATTTCTTGTCACGGTTCTGCTCCAGAAAGAGGAGATAACGCTATTTACAAAATGGCTGACATACTTCAAGACATCAGAAGCCTTAACGAAAACGATGCTAAAGATTCTACAGAAATCAAAGGCTTAGTAAAAATGTTAGAAGAAAAATACAATCCTCAATACAAAGAAGCTAACTTCTTAGGAAGAGGTACTGTAACAGTTTCTCAAATTTTCTATACTTCTCCAAGCAGATGTGCTGTAGCTGACTCTTGTTCTATTTCTTTAGATAGAAGAATGACAGCTGGTGAAACTTGGGAAAGCTGCTTAGAAGAAATTAGAAATCTTCCTAACGTTAAAAAATATGGTGCTGAAGTATCTATGTATAACTATGACAGACCTTCTTGGACTAACTTAGTTTATCCAATAGAATGTTACTTCCCTACTTGGGTAATACCTGAAGACCATGTTGTTACTAAAACTTTAGAAGAAGCTTATAAAGGCTTATTCGGTACTGAAAGAGTAGGACCTACTCCAGAAATAGATAAAGAAAGAAAAGCTCGTCCACTTACTGATAAATGGACTTTCTCTACTAACGGTGTATCTATTATGGGAAGAAACGGAATACCTTGTATAGGTTTCGGACCTGGTGCTGAAGCTCAAGCACATGCTCCTAATGAAAAAACTTGGAAACAAGATTTAGTAAACTGTGCTGCTTTATACGCTGCTGTACCTACTATCTATTGTGAAAATAAATAA